TAAAGTTCCTGCGCTTCCTGTTGCTGTAAAAATATGACCAATTGGTTGTTTACATTGGTGTGTTAATTCTTTTATGACTTCTTCTACGCCTGGTATCGCTAGGTTATTGCTCCCGCCTTCAGGAATAATATAAGCATTGGGATATTGTTTCTGTAACATCGTTAAATATTCATCTTCTTCTTTCAATCGATAGGTTTTTCTATCCACAAATTGTAATTGCATCCCCCATTTTTGAACTTGAGATAAAGTAGGGTTGGATGCATAGTGTTGTTCTCCTCTAATAATACCCGTTGCTTTAAATTGAAAATGATTGCAGGCTGCAGCTAGAGCATGAATGTGGTTTGAGAACGCACCACCAAAGCTAATTAGGTGGTTTTTATTATTAGCTTCTGCATAAAGTAAGTTATATTTTAATTTTCGCCATTTGTTCCCTGAAATATCTGGATGTAATAAATCATCACGTTTAACCGACAAGGTAATAGATTTTTCAGTAAGTAGCGGGTGAGTAAGTACTTGCAAAGGGCTGTGCCCCATTGTTCGATATAAAGTGCTTTCTATAAAACTCATCTCTTTTCCTGCTATATTTAAAGTAGCTATTTTTCCTTATATTTTACCTTATAGTTGAATATATTTAGTTTTTATTTATTCAGAGTAGATTTTGTTATTGCTGTTTAAGTAAGACGCTAAGCTTGCAACAATGATGGAAGACTAAGATCATGATTTATAATAATGCTTAAAATTAAAAAATTAAACCGCATGTCATTCAGCAATACTTAAGGAATATTATGTTTGAGTTTAAAACCATCGCATTATTTATAGTGACGGCCATTGCTGAAATAGTAGGGTGTTATTTACCTTACCTTTGGCTTAAGCAAGAAAAAAGTATTTTGCTTTTGATCCCTGCTGCCTTCAGTCTCGCTTTATTTGCTTGGTTATTGTCCTTACATCCAGCAGCTTCAGGTCGGGTTTATGCAGCATACGGTGGCGTTTACATTTTTGTTGCAATGATATGGCTTTGGACGGTTGATGGTGTAAAACCAACGCTATGGGATCTGGTAGGCACATCAATTGCGCTTATTGGCATGGCAATTATTATGTTTTCGCCGAAAAGTTCATGATTATTATTTGGAGTAAACAATGAGAGAATCTTTAAGAGCTAAGATCATTACAGTGTGTGATAAAAAAATAATGCTTAAAGGTGACAAAGTAGGTCTTTCTTTTTATGCTTTCTTTGCCAATAAAAATGACAACCCTGATCTATTGATGGAAGCTGCAACGTGGTGGATTCAAGTCCATAAATTAGATCATTTTGTGAAAGCAAAGGTTATTAAAAAGATGGTCGAAAAAGGGTTGTAATGGTATTTAAGTGAACTTCTTCATTGTAAGTTTCGTAAAGGAAACAATCATTAAAGCATTAACCTCTTTTAGTTATACCAATGGAATTAAATAAGTGATCAGAGATTGCGCAGGAAAAATTAACACTAATAAGGCGTGAGTTGTAGGAGATAGTTGTTCTCACTTCGAAAGGCTCAACTTAATGCCTTAAACTAAGTCATTTTTTCTGAGCAAAATTTAGAACTCTGATTTAATGTAATTGATATTACAACGCTATATTTACTCTATTTTAAAAATTTACATAACAGGCAAAGCGATTAACAGCGTTTTTAACACACCTTTTATTACAGTTTCTATTCAAACTGTCGTTGATAAAATCTTTGCCCTCTCGTTATCATTTAGCTGTCCCTTAGCCATCATTTCGTTATTCTTCGTAGGCCTTCCATTCGTCACTCTTTCATATTTATGTTTTTTCTCGTTAGAAAATTATGTTTGTTTCTTTCAACTTAAAGCTGGAATTCAACCTTTCTGTTTTTTTATTGCGCAACCGCACTTTAATGATTAAAAAAAAAGCGAGCCTGTGATGCAAGTTACAAATTAATCATTAAAGAGATTC
Above is a genomic segment from Psychromonas sp. L1A2 containing:
- a CDS encoding 1-aminocyclopropane-1-carboxylate deaminase/D-cysteine desulfhydrase, producing the protein MSFIESTLYRTMGHSPLQVLTHPLLTEKSITLSVKRDDLLHPDISGNKWRKLKYNLLYAEANNKNHLISFGGAFSNHIHALAAACNHFQFKATGIIRGEQHYASNPTLSQVQKWGMQLQFVDRKTYRLKEEDEYLTMLQKQYPNAYIIPEGGSNNLAIPGVEEVIKELTHQCKQPIGHIFTATGSAGTLAGLISGALKYSPTTVVHGIAVLKNGQYLEETVKGFVQEESQINWHLHTDFHGGGYGKVSLTIAEFCRQFTLDTNIPIEPIYSGKMFYALWNLIEQDYFPAGTHIVALHTGGLQGLAGLKEQKKF
- a CDS encoding DUF6500 family protein, giving the protein MRESLRAKIITVCDKKIMLKGDKVGLSFYAFFANKNDNPDLLMEAATWWIQVHKLDHFVKAKVIKKMVEKGL
- a CDS encoding YnfA family protein, producing the protein MFEFKTIALFIVTAIAEIVGCYLPYLWLKQEKSILLLIPAAFSLALFAWLLSLHPAASGRVYAAYGGVYIFVAMIWLWTVDGVKPTLWDLVGTSIALIGMAIIMFSPKSS